GTGCGTCGGCCGCGATGTCGATGGCGGCGATCGCGGCATAGCTGAAGGCTTCGACCAGATTCGGAAAACCGCGCTCGCGGACGAACATCGTGATGAGCACGTCCCGACCGGCATGGTCTCCACGAAGCTGCGCGGCCACGATCGCCGCCCCGTGTATCGCAAGTCTGTCCTGTTCCCGTGTCATGACTTCCCCGTCCCCCCGTCGCCATCCATCCGAGCCGCAGCACGTCTGCGCGTCTTGGCAACTCCTTGGTGAGATCACGGGACAGAGACCCGGTTGGGTTCAACGGCGACCGGTGTCCATGCACTTAAGGGCAGGTGACGGCCGTCAACGCAGCGCCGACGAGAAAGACGCCACCGGCGATCACCAGGGCGATACGCAGGCCGGCGACGAACGTCGAACCGGCAACCAATGCGCCGAGTACCGCCACCCCGACAACACCGCCGACCTGCCGGGCGGCGTTGATCGTGCCGGCCGCAAGGCCGGCACGATCGGCCGGAGCACCGTCGACCACCGCCGTCGTCGCCGCCGGCATCGTGAACGACATGCCGAACCCGGTAGCAACCAGCGGCAGTACAAGCGCCCAGTACGGCGGATGCGCCGCGGCCACGGTCAATCCGAGCAGTCCGGCGCCGCCGGTGACCAGGCCGATCAGCATCGTCGGACGAGGGCTGCCGGCGCGTGCGGTGACCCGGCCGGAGGCAGCCGATCCGACCACGGCCATGCCCATCTGCGGGAGCAGCGCCACGCCGGCCAGCAGCGCCGAGTAGCCCAGGACCTGTTGGAAGTACAGGTTGAGGACGAACAACTCGCCGTAGAAACCGAGGTTGATCAGCAGACCGACAGCGGTCGCGCCGGCGAAAGTCCGATCGGTGAACAGCCCGAGCGGCAGCATCGGTGCGGCCGCCCGGCGCTCGATCACGACGAAGGCGATCGTCGCGGCGATGAACACCAGACCGGCGGCGACCGCCGGCGCCGTCAACCCGTCGCGGCCGCCGTCGATCAGCGCGAGGGTCAGTGCCGCGAGGCCCAGCACGCCGACGACCTGAGCCGCCGGGTCGAGGCTGCGGGCCCGCGGCGGCGGTGCGGGCACATGGCGCGCGGTCAGCACGATCGCCGCGACACCGATCGGCACGTTGAC
The window above is part of the Mycobacteriales bacterium genome. Proteins encoded here:
- a CDS encoding DHA2 family efflux MFS transporter permease subunit; translation: MTSDLDGPRTPFESATRSRVLSWALVAVCLGYFMVILDTTIVNVALPAMRADLHADVSGLQWVVDAYLLMLAALLLTGGVLADRFGARLVCQVGLGVFVVASVGCAVAPNVAILVIARLVQGIGAALAVPASLALLRAAYPEAGARARAIGVWGGIAGIAAAAGPILGGVLVTSAGWRLVFVVNVPIGVAAIVLTARHVPAPPPRARSLDPAAQVVGVLGLAALTLALIDGGRDGLTAPAVAAGLVFIAATIAFVVIERRAAAPMLPLGLFTDRTFAGATAVGLLINLGFYGELFVLNLYFQQVLGYSALLAGVALLPQMGMAVVGSAASGRVTARAGSPRPTMLIGLVTGGAGLLGLTVAAAHPPYWALVLPLVATGFGMSFTMPAATTAVVDGAPADRAGLAAGTINAARQVGGVVGVAVLGALVAGSTFVAGLRIALVIAGGVFLVGAALTAVTCP